A window of Chitinophagales bacterium contains these coding sequences:
- the gldE gene encoding gliding motility-associated protein GldE yields the protein MDPSSQGINLLFVLLLLLLALSFVISGAEVAFFSLTRKDINMLKTKQHSMAKKIILLLSESKQVYTSLLLAGTFTNITIIILMSYIIQQYFPYGSLGRIDLMYFDAGILLELLIRVTIIGVILIFFATILPKVWATQNNLRFAYGSVLIVEGIHLFLRRLSVRMVKVADNIGRNLGANRSEITSLQQLDEAIDVSANGNATVEEKNILKGIVKFGNITVKQIMRTRLEVSGIEYNTDFATLVRRIEELHYSRLPVYKGSLDEVVGVINTKDILPHLSENPGYDWHILVRQPFFVPETKLIRDLLREFQTRKVHFAVVVDEFGGTSGIVTLEDILEEVIGDIRDEFDEEEAGFVRLEDGSYEFEGKTKITDVCRAMKLPIDTFDQVKGDSESLAGLVLELAGELPAINDAVPTGDFLFTVLDTSRNRIEKVRISIHQRTE from the coding sequence ATGGATCCATCATCGCAGGGTATCAACCTGTTATTTGTACTACTGCTGCTCCTCCTGGCGCTTTCCTTTGTGATCTCTGGCGCAGAAGTGGCTTTCTTTTCCCTCACCCGGAAGGATATCAATATGCTGAAAACAAAGCAGCATTCGATGGCCAAAAAGATCATCCTGTTGCTCAGTGAATCCAAACAGGTTTACACTTCCCTCTTATTAGCTGGCACCTTTACCAATATTACCATCATCATCCTGATGAGTTATATCATTCAGCAATATTTTCCGTATGGAAGTCTGGGACGGATCGACCTGATGTATTTTGATGCAGGGATTTTATTGGAACTGCTTATCCGGGTAACGATCATCGGTGTGATACTCATTTTCTTTGCCACCATATTACCCAAAGTGTGGGCCACCCAAAACAATCTCCGCTTTGCGTATGGGTCGGTACTAATTGTAGAAGGCATCCACCTGTTTCTCCGGCGGCTGAGTGTACGTATGGTCAAAGTGGCCGATAATATTGGCCGCAATTTGGGGGCCAACCGGTCAGAGATCACCAGTTTACAACAACTGGATGAGGCGATCGATGTTTCGGCCAATGGGAATGCTACGGTGGAGGAAAAGAATATCCTGAAAGGGATCGTCAAATTTGGCAATATCACCGTCAAACAGATCATGCGTACCCGCCTCGAGGTAAGCGGGATCGAATACAATACCGATTTCGCTACCCTGGTCCGACGAATTGAAGAACTTCATTATTCCCGTCTCCCGGTTTATAAGGGAAGCCTGGATGAAGTGGTCGGGGTAATCAATACAAAGGATATCCTTCCACATTTATCGGAAAACCCGGGATATGACTGGCATATTCTTGTTCGCCAACCCTTTTTTGTACCGGAAACAAAACTGATCCGCGACCTGCTGCGTGAGTTTCAAACCCGCAAAGTACATTTTGCTGTGGTGGTGGATGAGTTTGGCGGAACCAGCGGTATCGTTACGCTCGAAGATATCCTCGAGGAAGTGATCGGTGATATCCGTGATGAGTTTGATGAAGAAGAAGCCGGTTTTGTACGGTTGGAAGACGGCTCATACGAATTTGAAGGAAAGACCAAGATCACCGATGTATGCCGAGCCATGAAACTGCCGATTGATACCTTTGACCAGGTGAAGGGGGATAGCGAATCACTGGCCGGACTGGTACTGGAACTTGCTGGTGAATTGCCAGCCATCAATGATGCAGTGCCTACGGGTGACTTCCTCTTCACGGTTCTCGACACCTCCCGCAACCGCATTGAAAAAGTCAGGATTTCCATACATCAACGAACTGAATGA